The Ahaetulla prasina isolate Xishuangbanna chromosome 4, ASM2864084v1, whole genome shotgun sequence genome has a window encoding:
- the JCAD gene encoding junctional cadherin 5-associated protein translates to MFSVDDLLISHGYKPSKSPTNSSGATGGQHEDTGRQSGQATKNGLPIHPGAIPKTNKARRYLNDNENKLAVRGKPRNTNHEYFSDPGNVQGGLYDQSLSRSSPSKKEKDFASWKRQCHDFSVYDYPGKVDNEIRGMGATCALFDNENKVQWENEERLENLRSNKQEAMKPPGDYRRQSLKMETWKQPSAFGRREHDTDNKKRLLQDVYSGRENIAASHVKNKPQSFPGFFSSENSNFAEIPAVASSKEHIVKPELESLKYFEPATRQPVTRPKYGRPLKPPPYEYHQQSRGIIETNPPQDEQQKRKTTFYVTKVDEPDQDSTLGPPLYVPPPSYKSGQQSKNDMSKEVPDYSECFPKDVQTIDQDISISSGSSVNQLQEDEESISNSETQVRCQEKQQSSVQYIPFDDPRIRHIKVIHPPDHHQMEDQAEDANNSSVFHKNYVDQEFNDVEVDLSDSINPALKSNQVSGRSKWLVETSDDLDSGALSTQRGSYDTGKNLNSSYLKARSSAQSPGATELSSEIFTKVKTFEPGTEIQGKNNLKKKTSEAMFCLVYVPPQSELNMAGVDRNNNAIQGSAELYENDSNRDLKEQSFLSTSSTDLELEALTGNMLNKNVLEKQDFQRPEFKQMNYFSCKQPPKHKGLEYSGSLPCTRYKDQETQTCFIEEPQIQQPLQGPQHGSQLRKSNTLTNGHFLKYGSSTTEPAPSRLPISNRKDRPIPPPRKTQFNKPSKPESPRTVVSSKTSQNELCATSTGLPGQKNEPSFAHKEERKSPCSVKEAFGQFLLKPVSRRPWDAISELESFNKEIQNQDESSEDDKENDQRQDREGDKKVEKAEGKACRVDEVSQDHICSAEAKKVKPATSLFKNGTNKSKSKSESGSKIPETRVVLGDLRNVRSEAREMDKSVKEKKGNDLNQRQDNARKIIKQAISLHPMKSNVSGRWESGNSKPLNRINSGEGSVEKDKEFDKMNKIASRNTPASKTASVAPLSFKKRNQGRSEPNLRSAGLDVNEGTNIPGSSTKKILSNESLRTRASRILGIEVAVESLTADNKTLPDGGANKMAQSRKLSDKKIPRAEMKINVASSKGKPKSGWSKSTLIGENNFGSVKNQCSGEEKLAREQYFLDKHQEDHAPTLESAVLPLAGRKSLASNIEKKTKSISKVTVPRQGKVASAVSRAAMDRIARMKEVDSVSRMRRLTIKNAEDRDEERQLKETERKGNDSAVVSTELPRKLSQGSCVSKRIISLDENEHLGHTNAKKNGKDLPSSEAYDPSQVERV, encoded by the exons ATGTTCAGCGTAGACGACCTTCTGATTTCTCATGGATACAAGCCATCTAAATCTCCTACCAATTCATCTGGAGCTACTGGAGGTCAGCATGAAGATACTGGTAGGCAGTCTGGTCAGGCAACCAAGAATGGTTTGCCAATCCATCCTGGAGCCATACCCAAGACTAATAAAGCAAGAAGATATCTAAATGACAACGAGAACAAGCTTGCCGTTCGAGGGAAGCCAAGGAACACCAACCATGAATATTTCTCAGATCCAGGCAATGTGCAAGGAGG GCTTTATGACCAATCACTAAGTAGGTCTTCGCCctccaagaaagagaaagattttgCCTCCTGGAAACGACAATGCCATGATTTCAGCGTATATGATTATCCTGGCAAAGTAGACAATGAAATAAGAGGAATGGGTGCAACCTGTGCCCTGTTTGACAATGAGAACAAAGTTCAGTGGGAAAATGAAGAAAGATTAGAAAATCTGAGGAGTAACAAACAGGAGGCCATGAAACCTCCTGGTGACTACAGAAGGCAAAGTTTAAAGATGGAAACTTGGAAACAACCAAGTGCATTTGGGCGACGTGAGCATGATACAGATAATAAAAAAAGGCTGCTTCAAGATGTGTATTCAGGAAGAGAAAACATTGCGGCTTCCCATGTTAAGAATAAACCACAATCTTTCCCAGGATTTTTTTCATCAGAAAATTCTAACTTTGCTGAAATTCCTGCCGTAGCCAGTAGTAAAGAGCATATAGTAAAGCCTGAGCTGGAATCTTTGAAATACTTTGAACCAGCAACTAGGCAACCAGTAACTAGGCCCAAGTATGGCAGACCCCTGAAGCCGCCACCTTATGAATATCATCAACAGAGTAGGGGCATTATAGAAACCAATCCACCACAGGAcgaacagcaaaaaagaaaaactactttCTATGTGACTAAAGTCGATGAACCAGATCAAGATTCAACCTTAGGACCCCCCTTGTATGTGCCCCCACCATCTTACAAATCTGGTCAGCAAAGTAAAAATGATATGTCCAAAGAAGTGCCTGATTACAGTGAGTGCTTTCCCAAGGACGTGCAAACTATAGATCAGGATATTTCTATTAGTTCCGGGTCTTCGGTTAATCAGCTACAAGAAGATGAAGAATCAATTTCGAATAGTGAAACACAGGTGAGATGTCAGGAGAAACAACAGTCTTCTGTTCAATATATTCCTTTCGATGACCCTCGAATACGGCACATTAAAGTAATACATCCACCTGACCATCATCAGATGGAGGATCAAGCAGAAGATGCAAATAACAGTAGTGTCTTCCATAAAAATTATGTGGATCAGGAGTTCAATGATGTAGAAGTTGATTTATCAGACTCAATAAACCCTGCTCTAAAAAGCAACCAGGTCTCTGGTAGAAGCAAATGGTTGGTTGAAACCAGTGACGATCTGGATAGTGGTGCCTTGTCCACCCAAAGAGGCTCTTATGACACAGGCAAGAATCTGAACTCTTCATATCTCAAAGCAAGGTCATCTGCTCAAAGCCCAGGTGCAACAGAACTCTCCTCTGAGATTTTTACGAAAGTGAAAACCTTTGAACCTGGAACTGAGATTCAAGGCAAAAACaatctgaagaaaaaaacaagtgaAGCTATGTTTTGCTTGGTGTATGTCCCACCTCAATCTGAACTGAACATGGCAGGTGTTGATAGGAATAACAATGCAATACAGGGTTCCGCTGAACTTTATGAAAATGACAGCAATAGAGATCTGAAAGAACAGAGTTTCCTAAGTACGTCTTCTACTGATTTAGAGCTCGAAGCCCTTACAGGAAACATGCTCAATAAAAATGTGTTAGAGAAACAAGATTTTCAGAGACCAGAGTTCAAACAAATGAATTATTTCAGCTGCAAGCAGCCTCCAAAGCACAAAGGGCTCGAGTATTCTGGCTCATTGCCATGCACTAGGTATAAGGACCAAGAAACACAAACCTGTTTCATAGAAGAACCCCAAATTCAGCAGCCACTCCAAGGGCCGCAGCATGGATCACAACTTAGGAAATCAAATACACTGACCAATGGCCACTTCTTAAAGTATGGGTCATCTACTACAGAACCTGCACCGAGTAGATTACCTATTAGTAACAGGAAAGATAGACCAATTCCTCCCCCTAGGAAAACTCAGTTTAACAAGCCCAGCAAACCTGAGTCTCCTAGGACTGTGGTCAGCTCCAAAACAAGCCAGAATGAGTTGTGTGCTACATCCACAGGGCTTCCTGGGCAGAAAAATGAACCCAGTTTTGCccacaaggaagaaaggaaatcacCTTGTAGTGTCaaagaagcctttgggcaatTTCTCTTGAAGCCTGTAAGCAGAAGGCCTTGGGATGCAATAAGTGAACTGGAAAGCTTTAATAAGGAAATACAAAACCAAGACGAAAGTAGTGAGGATGATAAAGAAAATGACCAGAGGCAAGATAGAGAAGGAGATAAAAAAGTGGAAAAGGCAGAGGGAAAAGCATGTAGAGTGGATGAAGTCAGCCAAGACCATATATGTAGTGCAGAGGCGAAAAAAGTAAAACCAGCCACTTCTCTGTTTAAAAATGGGACCAATAAAAGTAAATCCAAAAGTGAAAGCGGTTCTAAAATCCCAGAGACAAGAGTTGTACTTGGTGATCTTAGGAATGTTAGATCAGAGGCGCGAGAAATGGATAAATcagttaaagaaaaaaagggaaatgatCTAAATCAAAGACAGGATAATGCAAGAAAGATTATTAAACAGGCTATCAGTCTGCATCCAATGAAATCAAATGTTTCGGGTCGTTGGGAGAGTGGAAATTCTAAACCACTCAACCGCATTAACTCTGGGGAAGGAAGTGTTGAAAAGGATAAGGAGTTTGATAAGATGAACAAAATAGCAAGCAGGAATACCCCTGCTTCAAAAACAGCATCTGTAGCCccattatcttttaaaaaaaggaaccagGGGCGCTCTGAGCCAAATTTGAGATCTGCTGGCCTGGATGTCAATGAAGGAACAAACATTCCAGGTTCTTCTACAAAGAAGATTTTGTCAAATGAATCCCTTCGCACAAGAGCCTCTAGGATCCTGGGCATAGAGGTAGCTGTGGAATCTCTAACAGCTGATAACAAAACTCTTCCTGATGGTGGAGCCAATAAAATGGCACAGAGCCGTAAATTGTCAGACAAAAAGATACCAAGggctgaaatgaaaataaatgtggCTTCTTCCAAAGGAAAGCCAAAAAGTGGCTGGTCGAAAAGCACTTTGATTGGAGAAAACAACTTTGGATCAGTGAAGAACCAGTGTAGTGGTGAAGAAAAGTTGGCACGTGAACAATATTTTCTTGACAAACATCAAGAAGACCATGCTCCCACTCTTGAATCTGCTGTGCTTCCCCTTGCTGGAAGAAAATCGCTCGCCTCAAACAtagaaaagaaaactaaaagcATTTCAAAGGTAACTGTGCCCAGACAAGGCAAAGTGGCCTCTGCTGTAAGCCGAGCAGCTATGGATCGCATAGCGCGGATGAAAGAAGTTGATTCAGTTTCTCGTATGAGACGTCTCACTATAAAGAATGCTGAGGACAGAGACGAAGAGAGGCAATTAAAggaaacagaaaggaaaggaaatgattcCGCCGTTGTCAGCACTGAATTGCCCCGCAAACTGTCCCAAGGCAGTTGCGTTTCCAAGCGTATAATCTCACTGGATGAAAATGAACATCTAGGCCAtacaaatgcaaagaaaaatggaaaagatttACCTAGCTCAG AGGCCTATGATCCGAGCCAGGTTGAAAGGGTGTGA